In a single window of the Mesoplodon densirostris isolate mMesDen1 chromosome 18, mMesDen1 primary haplotype, whole genome shotgun sequence genome:
- the SLC16A3 gene encoding monocarboxylate transporter 4: MGGAVVEEGPTGVKAPDGGWGWAILWGCFVITGFSYAFPKAVSVFFKELIREFGIGYSDTAWISSILLAMLYGTGPLCSVCVNRFGCRPVMFAGGLLASLGMVSASFCGSIIQLYLTTGVITGLGLALNFQPSLIMLNRYFNKRRPMANGLAAAGSPVFLCALSPLGQVLQDHYGWRGGFLILGGLLLNCCVCAALMRPLEAPRLGSGSGPGPQRPSRKLLDLSVFRDRGFVIYALAASIMVLGLFVPPVFVVSYAKDLGVPDTQAAFLLTILGFVDIFARPTAGLITGLKKVRPYSVYLFSFAMFFNGFTDLTGSTASDYGGLVVFCIFFGISYGMVGALQFEVLMAIVGTQKFSSAIGLVLLLEAIAVLVGPPSGGKLLDATHVYQYVFVLAGVEVLASSIVLVLGNFFCIGKRPEAATEEEHHKPPEDVRVDSREVEHFLKTEPEKNGEVVHTPETSV, from the exons ATGGGAGGGGCCGTGGTCGAAGAGGGCCCGACGGGCGTCAAGGCCCCAgatgggggctggggctgggccatCCTTTGGGGCTGTTTTGTCATCACAGGCTTCTCCTACGCCTTCCCCAAGGCGGTCAGCGTCTTCTTCAAAGAGCTCATACGAGAGTTTGGGATAGGCTACAGTGACACAGCCTGGATCTCCTCCATCCTGTTGGCCATGCTGTACGGGACAG gcccgCTCTGCAGCGTGTGTGTGAATCGCTTTGGCTGCCGGCCCGTCATGTTCGCAGGTGGCCTCTTGGCGTCCCTGGGCATGGTGTCTGCATCCTTCTGTGGAAGCATCATCCAGCTCTACCTCACCACCGGGGTCATTACCG GCTTGGGTTTGGCGCTCAACTTCCAGCCCTCACTCATCATGCTCAACCGCTACTTCAACAAGCGGCGCCCCATGGCCAATGGGTTGGCGGCAGCGGGCAGCCCGGTGTTCCTGTGCGCCCTGTCCCCGCTGGGGCAGGTACTGCAGGACCACTATGGCTGGCGGGGTGGCTTCCTCATCCTGGGTGGCCTGCTGCTCAACTGCTGCGTGTGTGCTGCACTCATGCGGCCCCTGGAGGCGCCCCGACTGGGTTCAGGTTCGGGGCCTGGGCCCCAGCGGCCGTCCCGGAAGCTCCTGGACCTGAGCGTCTTCAGGGACCGCGGCTTTGTCATCTATGCCCTGGCCGCCTCCATCATGGTGCTGGGGCTCTTTGTGCCGCCCGTGTTCGTGGTGAGCTACGCCAAGGACCTGGGTGTGCCTGACACCCAGGCGGCCTTCCTGCTCACCATCCTGGGCTTCGTCGACATCTTCGCGAGGCCCACCGCCGGCCTCATCACGGGGCTCAAGAAGGTGCGGCCCTACTCCGTGTACCTCTTCAGCTTCGCCATGTTCTTCAACGGCTTCACCGACCTCACGGGATCCACAGCCAGTGACTACGGTGGCCTGGTGGTCTTCTGCATCTTCTTTGGCATCTCCTACGGCATGGTGGGGGCCCTGCAGTTTGAAGTCCTCATGGCCATTGTGGGCACCCAGAAGTTCTCCAGTGCCATTGGCCTCGTGCTGCTGCTGGAGGCCATAGCTGTGCTCGTTGGGCCCCCGTCGGGAG GCAAGCTCCTGGATGCGACGCACGTGTACCAGTATGTGTTTGTCCTGGCGGGGGTTGAGGTGCTGGCCTCCTCCATTGTGCTCGTGCTGGGCAACTTCTTCTGCATTGGGAAGAGGCCCGAGGCGGCCACGGAGGAGGAGCATCACAAGCCCCCCGAGGACGTGAGGGTGGACTCTCGGGAGGTGGAGCACTTCCTGAAGACAGAGCCTGAGAAGAACGGGGAGGTCGTTCACACCCCAGAAACGAGCGTCTGA